In Sphingobium amiense, a genomic segment contains:
- the trpS gene encoding tryptophan--tRNA ligase: MRVLSGIQPTGNLHLGNYLGAIRNWVRMQDEMTGDAQCFFFLADMHSITVHEGREARIRNVRDMAAALVAAGIDPDRSVLFNQARVPAHAELCWLLNGTARIGWLNRMTQFKDKAGKDREGASVGLFVYPVLQAADILVYNATHVPVGEDQKQHLELARDIAAKFNTDFGVDLFTLPDPIIPRESARIMSLRDGTAKMSKSDPSDMSRINLTDDDDAVMAKVRKAKTDPEPLPETAEGLAGRPEAGNLIGIFATLSGTTADAVCADFAGKGFGAFKPALGELLVETLRPIRERFMELRTDDAALDAILDKGAAKAAAAAEPTLKAAYDAMGLMR, encoded by the coding sequence ATGCGCGTCCTTTCCGGCATCCAGCCGACCGGCAACCTGCACCTTGGCAATTATCTGGGCGCGATCCGCAACTGGGTGCGGATGCAGGACGAGATGACCGGCGATGCGCAGTGCTTCTTCTTCCTCGCCGACATGCATTCGATCACCGTGCATGAGGGGCGCGAGGCCCGCATCCGCAACGTGCGCGACATGGCCGCAGCCTTGGTCGCCGCGGGAATCGATCCGGACCGCAGCGTGCTGTTCAATCAGGCGCGGGTGCCCGCCCATGCCGAACTCTGCTGGCTGCTCAATGGCACGGCGCGGATCGGCTGGCTCAACCGCATGACCCAGTTCAAGGACAAGGCGGGCAAGGACCGCGAGGGCGCTTCGGTCGGCCTGTTTGTCTACCCGGTGCTGCAGGCGGCTGACATCCTCGTCTACAACGCCACCCATGTGCCGGTGGGCGAGGACCAGAAGCAGCATCTGGAACTGGCGCGCGACATTGCGGCGAAGTTCAACACCGATTTCGGCGTGGACCTCTTCACCCTGCCCGATCCCATCATCCCCAGGGAATCGGCGCGGATCATGTCCTTGCGCGACGGCACGGCGAAGATGTCGAAGTCCGACCCCAGCGACATGAGCCGCATCAACCTGACCGACGACGACGACGCCGTCATGGCGAAGGTGCGCAAGGCCAAGACCGATCCCGAGCCGCTGCCTGAAACAGCGGAAGGGCTGGCCGGACGACCCGAAGCGGGCAATCTGATCGGCATTTTCGCCACCCTGTCCGGCACGACGGCCGACGCCGTGTGCGCCGATTTCGCGGGCAAGGGTTTCGGCGCGTTCAAGCCTGCGCTCGGCGAACTGCTGGTCGAAACGCTGCGCCCGATCCGTGAGCGGTTTATGGAGCTGCGCACCGACGACGCCGCGCTCGACGCGATCCTCGACAAGGGGGCCGCGAAGGCGGCGGCGGCGGCCGAGCCGACGCTGAAGGCCGCCTATGATGCGATGGGCCTGATGCGCTGA
- a CDS encoding DUF4136 domain-containing protein, which yields MTRNKTFGLIAAPMLALTALSGCATGFKADVARFQQLPAPQGQTFTVVADDPRLAGGLEFSHYADLVGARLSQTGYVPASDPARADLIVRVAYDVDNGREKVRSSGFAGGGWGPGWGPGWGGRFGYGGYWGRPWGYGFYDPWLFGGSGFNDVSSYTVYTSDLSLKIDRAADNRRLFEGKAQAQSLSNKLTYLVPNLIDVMFTNFPGQNGESVKITLPPEKKG from the coding sequence ATGACCCGTAACAAGACATTCGGTCTGATCGCAGCGCCCATGCTGGCGCTGACGGCGCTGTCGGGATGCGCCACCGGATTCAAGGCCGACGTTGCCCGGTTTCAGCAGCTTCCCGCGCCGCAGGGCCAGACTTTCACCGTGGTCGCGGACGATCCGCGCCTCGCGGGCGGTCTGGAATTCTCGCATTATGCCGATCTGGTCGGGGCGCGCCTGTCGCAGACCGGCTATGTTCCCGCGAGCGACCCGGCCCGCGCCGACCTGATCGTGCGTGTCGCCTATGATGTCGACAATGGCCGTGAAAAGGTGCGTTCGAGCGGCTTTGCCGGCGGCGGATGGGGTCCGGGCTGGGGACCGGGCTGGGGCGGACGCTTCGGCTATGGCGGCTATTGGGGCCGTCCGTGGGGCTATGGCTTCTACGATCCGTGGCTGTTCGGCGGCAGCGGCTTCAACGACGTGTCGAGCTATACCGTCTATACCAGCGACCTGAGCCTGAAGATCGACCGCGCGGCGGACAATCGCCGCCTGTTCGAAGGCAAGGCGCAGGCGCAGTCGCTGTCGAACAAGCTCACCTATCTGGTGCCGAACCTGATCGACGTTATGTTCACCAACTTCCCCGGTCAGAACGGGGAAAGCGTCAAGATCACGCTGCCGCCCGAAAAGAAGGGCTGA
- a CDS encoding dicarboxylate/amino acid:cation symporter codes for MSLTVRILLALVAGLGCGIALAEWGGAWEAQAVAVAQPVGKAWLGGLQMPLVPLIFALLVTGIAQAAATARSNGMAGRAIGLFALLLTAAAGVAALAGPVMLRLWPVPPGAVGALAGAAPVAEVPDVRPSAEWLLGFIPVNPIRAASEGQVVAVVLFALVFGFAVTRIGAERRAMLTGFFEALADALLVVVRWVLWLAPLGVFALALVAGARSGLATAGALLHYIGFIVALCLIVTLLLYPMVAGAGRIGLLRFARAALPAQAIAFSTQSSIASLPAMIEASDGPLQVRETSRSIVLPLAISLFRITSPTANLGVAIYVAAMNGVPLGAVQLVLGVGVAAIVSLAAVGLPSQITFFTTTGPICLAMGVPVEALPLLLAVETVPDIFRTVGNVTADMGVTRILDVREGGAR; via the coding sequence ATGTCCCTGACCGTCCGCATCCTTCTGGCGCTGGTGGCGGGGCTTGGCTGCGGGATCGCGCTCGCCGAATGGGGCGGCGCATGGGAGGCGCAGGCCGTGGCGGTGGCGCAGCCGGTGGGCAAGGCGTGGCTGGGCGGGCTTCAGATGCCGCTCGTCCCGCTGATCTTCGCGCTGCTGGTGACGGGCATCGCGCAAGCGGCGGCGACCGCGCGCAGCAACGGCATGGCCGGGCGCGCCATCGGCCTGTTCGCGCTGCTGCTGACGGCGGCGGCGGGCGTCGCGGCGCTGGCCGGGCCGGTGATGCTGCGGCTCTGGCCCGTGCCACCCGGCGCGGTCGGCGCTCTCGCGGGCGCAGCGCCGGTCGCCGAAGTGCCAGATGTGCGTCCGTCCGCCGAGTGGTTGCTGGGTTTCATCCCGGTCAATCCGATTCGGGCGGCGAGCGAGGGGCAGGTCGTCGCGGTGGTCCTGTTCGCGCTCGTCTTCGGCTTTGCGGTGACGCGGATCGGGGCGGAGCGGCGCGCGATGCTGACCGGCTTCTTCGAGGCGCTGGCCGACGCGCTGCTGGTGGTGGTGCGATGGGTGCTTTGGCTCGCGCCCCTTGGCGTGTTTGCGCTGGCGCTGGTGGCGGGCGCGCGGTCGGGGCTGGCGACGGCGGGCGCGCTGCTTCACTATATCGGATTCATCGTCGCGCTGTGCCTGATCGTCACGCTGCTGCTCTATCCGATGGTGGCGGGCGCGGGGCGCATCGGCCTGCTCCGGTTTGCCAGAGCGGCGCTCCCGGCGCAGGCCATCGCCTTTTCGACGCAAAGCTCCATCGCGTCGCTGCCCGCGATGATCGAGGCGAGCGACGGGCCGTTGCAGGTGCGCGAAACGAGCCGCAGCATCGTGCTGCCGCTCGCCATTTCGCTGTTCCGCATCACCAGCCCGACCGCGAATCTGGGCGTCGCCATCTATGTGGCGGCGATGAACGGGGTGCCGCTGGGGGCCGTACAACTGGTGCTGGGGGTTGGCGTCGCGGCGATCGTCAGCCTGGCGGCAGTGGGGCTGCCGAGCCAGATCACCTTCTTCACGACGACCGGTCCCATCTGCCTCGCCATGGGCGTGCCGGTCGAGGCGCTGCCGCTGCTGCTGGCGGTGGAGACCGTGCCCGACATTTTCCGCACCGTGGGCAACGTCACCGCCGACATGGGCGTGACGCGCATCCTCGACGTCAGGGAAGGCGGCGCGCGGTGA
- a CDS encoding DUF2490 domain-containing protein produces MRTGWKYLSPLIALLPVTAARASEDSQIWLTSAAVVRLSDKWRVSGESVARFSDDRDGLYEIEVNLLLGYRVADKVTLWAGYTHDPNYDGGNFAVMEHRGRQQVTFDNIVRIGPGRLSARLRTEERWRDGVDGTAWRVRPYVKYSLPLDKSGRTALVLSHESFIDLNRSNFQRVRGEERMRNLVAITTPLSKRIAVEIGYLHQHGFRPGAPDSNDHVASLALAASF; encoded by the coding sequence ATGCGTACCGGCTGGAAATATCTGTCTCCCCTCATCGCCCTGCTGCCCGTCACCGCAGCCCGCGCGTCGGAGGACAGCCAGATCTGGCTGACAAGCGCCGCGGTGGTGCGGCTGAGCGACAAATGGCGCGTCTCGGGTGAAAGCGTCGCCCGCTTCAGCGACGACCGCGACGGCCTGTATGAAATCGAGGTCAATCTGCTGCTGGGCTACAGGGTGGCGGACAAGGTCACGCTGTGGGCGGGCTACACCCACGATCCCAACTATGATGGCGGGAACTTCGCCGTGATGGAGCATCGCGGGCGGCAGCAGGTGACGTTCGACAATATCGTCAGGATCGGTCCGGGGCGGCTCAGCGCCCGGCTCCGCACGGAGGAGCGCTGGCGTGACGGGGTCGACGGCACGGCATGGCGCGTGCGCCCCTATGTCAAATACAGCCTGCCGCTCGACAAGAGCGGCCGCACCGCGCTGGTCCTCAGCCACGAAAGTTTTATCGACCTCAACAGGAGCAATTTCCAGCGCGTGCGGGGTGAGGAGCGGATGCGCAATCTCGTTGCGATCACGACGCCCCTGTCGAAGCGGATCGCGGTCGAGATCGGCTATCTGCACCAGCACGGCTTTCGCCCCGGCGCTCCGGACAGCAACGACCATGTCGCATCGCTGGCGCTCGCCGCCAGTTTCTAG
- a CDS encoding peptidylprolyl isomerase, whose product MIRSALFLLLALLSLTPAAAQVPAPGPATGDVRVALETDRGRIVVAVHLGKAPVTAANFLRYVDQKRFDGIAFYRGVGAPDYGFVQAGTQNDPRRILPPIAHEPTTQTGLTHDDGALSMARYAPGSATGDFFIVLGKMPAMDAHPEAAGDNQGFAVFAHVVEGMDVVKAILAEPKSPTMGDGVMKGQMLEAPVKILTARRLP is encoded by the coding sequence ATGATTCGCTCCGCCCTGTTCCTGCTCCTTGCGCTCCTGTCCCTGACGCCCGCCGCTGCGCAGGTGCCTGCGCCCGGCCCGGCTACCGGCGACGTGCGCGTCGCGCTGGAAACGGACAGGGGGCGGATCGTCGTGGCGGTCCATCTGGGCAAGGCGCCCGTCACCGCCGCCAATTTCCTCAGATATGTCGATCAGAAGCGCTTCGACGGCATCGCCTTCTATCGTGGCGTCGGCGCGCCCGATTACGGCTTCGTGCAGGCGGGAACGCAGAATGATCCCAGGCGCATCCTGCCTCCCATCGCGCATGAACCGACGACGCAGACCGGCCTCACCCACGACGATGGCGCGCTGTCGATGGCCCGCTATGCGCCGGGCAGCGCGACCGGGGACTTTTTCATAGTCTTGGGCAAGATGCCAGCGATGGATGCTCATCCGGAAGCGGCGGGCGACAATCAGGGCTTTGCCGTCTTCGCCCATGTGGTCGAGGGCATGGACGTGGTGAAGGCGATCCTCGCCGAACCCAAATCGCCGACGATGGGCGATGGGGTGATGAAGGGTCAGATGCTCGAAGCCCCGGTAAAAATTCTCACCGCGCGCCGCCTTCCCTGA